One Arthrobacter sp. Marseille-P9274 genomic region harbors:
- a CDS encoding IclR family transcriptional regulator: MDVNEAVAGNDRILAVLHALATSAKPTGVRELAAALGASRSTVSRVLLGLMEHGLASATPQGNYEAGPRFRVLAAALHERHPLLRSAGRIVGELSETSDATALAALHDAPRPQVVVLVSRRHPGPVQYLLEPGTIVPLHAGATGRAILGRIGLEALGEEPLESRTPDTVTDRQEIEKLLAQDRSAGYTISVGQQFALAAGAAASFRCLGLTGSVSITRPRYLTSDEDLPRFGLMARQAAGEIEAVCGKTAAPPDGHPITYPAGATALERIIRLITALIFQPAGIVTGRPLVGQIGANIATANRLVSSATTAGVAVAQEDTLVPGPRLLHWAACLGAALDIPSAARGILQDLAERTGETIGLTQFHAGEREAEMTSVIQGMNPLHYGLAAGVPIPLHAGAAGKAILAHCPPERINDLVLRRFTERTPTDRAALLADLEGVRARGWATGEGERIPDAYGVSAPYFIADTVAGSITATVARIRLPDLDVQALADDVRQAAQRLTRLLTLT; this comes from the coding sequence GTGGACGTGAACGAGGCCGTAGCAGGCAACGACCGGATCCTGGCCGTGCTGCACGCACTTGCGACGTCGGCGAAGCCGACGGGCGTTCGGGAACTGGCTGCTGCGCTCGGGGCGAGCCGCAGCACGGTCAGCCGGGTCCTGCTGGGCCTAATGGAGCATGGACTCGCGTCGGCCACGCCGCAGGGGAACTACGAGGCCGGACCGCGGTTCCGCGTTCTCGCCGCGGCTCTGCACGAGCGGCACCCACTGCTCCGGTCCGCAGGCAGAATCGTCGGGGAGCTGTCCGAAACATCGGACGCAACGGCGTTGGCCGCACTGCACGACGCGCCGCGTCCGCAGGTCGTCGTTCTCGTTTCCCGGCGCCATCCCGGGCCCGTGCAGTACCTTCTCGAACCGGGAACCATTGTTCCCCTGCACGCCGGTGCCACCGGCCGGGCGATTCTCGGAAGGATCGGCCTGGAAGCCCTCGGAGAGGAGCCGCTGGAGTCCCGGACTCCCGACACCGTGACCGACCGGCAGGAGATTGAAAAGCTCCTGGCCCAGGACCGCAGTGCCGGCTACACGATCAGCGTCGGTCAGCAGTTCGCCCTGGCCGCCGGAGCCGCAGCTTCATTTCGTTGCCTGGGGCTGACCGGATCGGTCTCCATCACCCGGCCCCGCTATCTGACCAGTGACGAAGACCTTCCGCGTTTCGGTCTCATGGCTCGCCAGGCCGCCGGGGAGATCGAGGCCGTGTGCGGCAAGACGGCCGCGCCACCAGACGGGCATCCCATCACGTATCCGGCAGGGGCGACGGCCCTGGAACGGATCATCCGCCTGATCACTGCCCTGATTTTCCAGCCCGCCGGGATCGTGACAGGTCGCCCCCTGGTCGGTCAGATCGGAGCGAACATTGCCACCGCCAACAGGCTGGTCAGCAGTGCCACCACCGCAGGAGTCGCGGTCGCGCAGGAGGACACCCTGGTGCCGGGCCCGCGCCTGCTCCACTGGGCGGCCTGCCTCGGCGCGGCCCTGGACATTCCATCCGCTGCCCGCGGCATACTGCAAGACCTGGCAGAGCGTACGGGGGAGACCATTGGGCTGACGCAATTCCACGCCGGTGAACGGGAAGCGGAAATGACCTCGGTGATCCAAGGGATGAATCCTTTGCATTACGGCCTGGCCGCTGGGGTCCCGATCCCACTCCACGCGGGCGCGGCCGGCAAGGCGATCCTGGCCCACTGTCCGCCCGAACGGATCAACGACCTCGTACTTCGCCGATTTACCGAACGTACCCCCACGGACCGTGCCGCGCTCCTGGCCGACCTCGAGGGCGTCCGCGCCCGGGGATGGGCGACCGGCGAGGGGGAGCGCATCCCCGACGCTTACGGCGTCAGCGCCCCGTACTTCATCGCAGACACGGTGGCCGGCTCCATTACCGCGACAGTCGCACGTATCCGTCTCCCGGACCTCGATGTGCAGGCGCTGGCCGACGATGTCCGGCAGGCAGCGCAGAGGCTGACCCGCCTGCTGACCCTTACCTAG
- a CDS encoding MFS transporter, with the protein MSHTTQTGAGVVAAERQRKAKKATAVAAFGTFIEYYDFSVFGYVAATIAVVFFPEGDPVAGLLNTFLVFGTAFLVRPLGAIFFGRIGDRFGRRASLVGSVILMSAAAGLTAVLPTYAQIGIWAPILLGLLRMLQGLSAGGEIGGAATYIREWAPAERRNLYISFIPSVGVLGKAGAAGLAALAATLVPAAQMESWGWRIPFLLAIPLGILCLIMRLKIEDSPEFTSSANKGETTRAPIVELFRNHRSRLSKVFLIALVQNIGTYIGTVYVAVYFSTVLDFSKAEASTIVLIAVASAALLIPLAGQLGSRIGSKRLLTYSYIAYIVITFPSFMLMNAGSLSLAIFGLLLGMLPYALCQAGTYASMPEFFPVEVRHSGVAFGHSVGAVIGGAGAPYVATWLIDSTGNTMIPAYMLVIFGLLGLVTVLGLVRTNTNSTSHLYR; encoded by the coding sequence ATGTCCCACACCACTCAAACCGGGGCCGGAGTCGTGGCCGCGGAGCGTCAGCGGAAGGCGAAGAAGGCCACCGCCGTTGCCGCGTTCGGCACGTTCATCGAGTACTACGACTTCAGCGTCTTCGGCTACGTCGCCGCGACAATCGCCGTGGTGTTCTTCCCCGAAGGTGACCCGGTGGCGGGCCTGCTCAACACCTTCCTGGTGTTCGGTACCGCCTTCCTGGTCCGCCCGCTGGGCGCGATTTTCTTCGGGCGCATCGGGGACCGGTTCGGCCGGCGTGCCAGCCTGGTCGGCTCCGTGATCCTGATGAGCGCCGCGGCCGGCCTGACCGCGGTACTGCCGACCTACGCGCAGATCGGCATCTGGGCCCCGATCCTGCTGGGCCTGCTCAGGATGCTGCAGGGCCTCTCCGCCGGCGGCGAGATCGGCGGCGCCGCCACCTATATCCGCGAGTGGGCACCCGCGGAGCGCCGCAACCTCTACATCTCCTTCATCCCCAGTGTCGGCGTGCTGGGCAAGGCCGGCGCCGCGGGCCTTGCCGCCCTCGCGGCCACCCTTGTTCCCGCCGCACAGATGGAATCGTGGGGATGGCGGATCCCGTTCCTGCTCGCGATCCCGCTGGGCATCCTCTGCCTGATCATGCGGCTGAAGATCGAGGACAGCCCTGAATTCACCTCCAGTGCTAACAAGGGCGAGACAACCCGCGCCCCCATCGTGGAGCTGTTCCGCAACCACCGCTCCCGCCTCAGCAAGGTCTTCCTCATCGCACTCGTGCAGAACATCGGCACCTACATCGGCACCGTCTACGTCGCGGTCTACTTCAGCACCGTCCTGGACTTCTCCAAAGCCGAAGCCTCCACCATCGTCCTGATCGCCGTCGCCTCCGCGGCGCTGCTGATCCCCCTGGCCGGACAGCTCGGCAGCCGCATCGGCAGCAAGCGCCTGCTGACCTACTCCTACATCGCCTACATCGTGATCACGTTCCCCTCGTTCATGCTCATGAACGCCGGCTCGCTGTCGCTGGCGATCTTCGGCCTGCTGCTGGGCATGCTGCCCTACGCCCTCTGCCAGGCGGGCACCTACGCCTCGATGCCTGAATTCTTCCCCGTGGAGGTCCGCCACTCCGGCGTCGCCTTCGGCCACAGCGTCGGAGCCGTCATCGGCGGCGCCGGAGCCCCGTACGTGGCGACCTGGCTCATCGACTCCACCGGCAACACCATGATCCCGGCCTACATGCTCGTGATCTTCGGCCTCCTCGGGCTCGTAACCGTGCTCGGCCTGGTCCGCACCAACACCAATTCCACCTCCCACCTCTACCGCTGA
- a CDS encoding hydroxyacid dehydrogenase, whose protein sequence is MHTFYVSDPIHPDVLDELNTLGQVHLGYGENAVPYALISDQVDAVLLRAERFDREKIQASPRLRIIARHGVGSDNVDISAATEAGVFVTVTPGSNSRAVAEHVFALLLALARKVPYGAWETAAGRWDEAKANMNGFELHGKTLGLLGFGNIARMVLSIAQGFGMKALVHDPFVEPSVIGAAGALPASRDEVLAESDVVSLHLPLTEETTQLINADTLAAMRPGSVLINTSRGGLIDEPALVAALTGGHLAAAALDVVQGESVDMKNPLPHSGLPIGGLPNLIVTPHVGGQSSEAFLAAGTGALAAIRQVLAGEHPAHALNTVPAPAYK, encoded by the coding sequence ATGCACACCTTCTACGTCTCCGATCCGATCCACCCCGACGTGCTGGATGAACTGAACACGCTTGGGCAGGTGCACCTGGGCTACGGCGAAAACGCCGTCCCCTACGCACTCATCAGCGACCAGGTCGACGCCGTCCTGCTCCGGGCCGAACGCTTCGACCGGGAGAAAATCCAGGCCTCCCCCCGGCTGCGCATCATCGCCCGGCACGGAGTCGGGTCCGACAATGTGGACATCAGCGCCGCAACGGAGGCCGGGGTTTTTGTCACCGTCACCCCGGGCAGCAATAGCCGGGCCGTAGCAGAACATGTCTTCGCCCTCCTCCTCGCCCTGGCCCGCAAAGTCCCCTACGGGGCCTGGGAAACCGCCGCAGGCCGCTGGGATGAGGCCAAGGCAAACATGAACGGTTTCGAATTGCATGGCAAAACACTGGGCCTGCTCGGCTTCGGGAACATTGCCCGGATGGTGCTTTCCATCGCCCAGGGGTTCGGTATGAAGGCCCTGGTCCACGACCCCTTCGTGGAGCCCTCCGTCATCGGCGCCGCAGGTGCGCTGCCCGCCAGCCGCGACGAGGTCCTCGCCGAATCCGATGTTGTGAGCCTGCACTTGCCACTCACGGAAGAGACCACGCAGCTCATCAACGCGGACACTCTCGCCGCCATGCGCCCAGGCTCCGTGCTGATCAACACCTCCCGCGGCGGTCTCATCGACGAACCCGCCCTCGTCGCCGCACTCACCGGTGGCCACTTGGCAGCAGCGGCACTTGATGTCGTGCAGGGCGAATCCGTGGACATGAAGAACCCGCTGCCGCACTCGGGTCTGCCCATCGGCGGTTTGCCCAACCTCATCGTCACTCCGCACGTGGGCGGCCAAAGCTCCGAAGCGTTCCTCGCCGCCGGAACCGGTGCGCTGGCCGCCATCCGACAGGTGCTGGCCGGCGAACACCCGGCCCACGCGCTGAATACCGTCCCCGCACCCGCTTACAAGTAG
- a CDS encoding RraA family protein has translation MIITASTDSLQLTPEWNRPDPRLIQELGSFPTALIGDAQARIGLMHSAIRSVTPGLKMAGTVLPIHTREGDNLAIHRALDDAQRGDVLVINANSETNRACFGGILGELCIARGIAGVVIDGATRDVDELLALDLPTFARGISPAGPFKYGPGAIGTPVACGNVVCNPGDAIMGDGDGIVVVPQHLITTAIENTRKQQATEEGIRARIPVLT, from the coding sequence ATGATTATCACCGCCTCCACCGACTCCCTCCAGCTCACCCCCGAATGGAACCGGCCCGACCCGCGCCTGATCCAGGAACTGGGTAGCTTCCCCACAGCCCTCATCGGTGATGCCCAAGCGCGTATAGGGCTTATGCACTCGGCCATTCGCTCCGTTACGCCGGGGCTGAAAATGGCCGGAACGGTTCTGCCCATCCACACGAGAGAGGGCGACAACCTTGCTATCCACCGCGCCCTTGACGACGCTCAGAGGGGAGACGTTCTGGTCATCAACGCCAACAGCGAAACTAACCGGGCCTGTTTCGGAGGTATCCTCGGCGAGCTCTGTATCGCCCGGGGCATTGCCGGCGTCGTGATCGACGGCGCCACCCGGGACGTAGATGAACTTCTCGCCCTCGACCTGCCCACCTTCGCCCGCGGCATCAGCCCCGCCGGCCCCTTCAAGTACGGACCCGGAGCCATCGGCACCCCCGTCGCCTGCGGCAACGTCGTCTGCAACCCCGGTGACGCGATCATGGGCGACGGCGACGGCATCGTTGTCGTCCCGCAGCACCTGATAACCACGGCCATTGAAAACACCCGTAAGCAACAGGCCACCGAAGAAGGAATCCGCGCCCGGATCCCGGTCCTGACCTAA
- a CDS encoding amino acid permease, whose translation MASHRELKKTLKPRHLSMIAIAGVIGAGLFVGSGAAIQQAGPGILLAYIAAGIVVVLVMRMLGEMATANPETGSFSAYADKALGRWAGFSIGWLYAWFWIIVLGIEATAGAAIMHRWVPGVDQWIWALVLMVLLTLTNVWSVKSYGEFEFWFASIKVTAIVLFLIAGVIAILGLMPGVPAPGLTNLVGHGGFMPNGASAVLAGILVVVFSFFGAEIATIAAGESSDPVTAVRKAVNSTVWRILIFYIGSIAVVVTLLPWDDASVAKSPYVAVIESFGIPAAGTIMDVVVLTSVLSCLNSGLYTASRMIFSLSTRGDAPGSWSHVSRRGVPVSAVLASTVVGFITVGLNYLWPDTVFLFLVNTSGAIALFVWLVIACSQLILRRHADAAGTKLTLRMWLFPYLTWISIIVITAMIVGMLFLDSTRESLLLSIGLAVMVVAIGLIRYRRQLSPVGPHEHTEAEDLAEALEEEAEAHGHGA comes from the coding sequence ATGGCTTCCCACCGCGAACTCAAGAAGACCCTCAAGCCCCGGCATCTATCGATGATCGCCATCGCCGGCGTCATCGGGGCGGGTCTGTTCGTTGGCTCCGGCGCGGCGATCCAGCAGGCCGGCCCCGGCATCCTGCTCGCCTACATAGCCGCGGGCATCGTCGTCGTCCTCGTCATGCGCATGCTAGGCGAGATGGCCACTGCCAACCCGGAGACAGGTTCGTTCTCCGCCTATGCGGACAAGGCCCTTGGCCGCTGGGCCGGCTTCAGCATCGGCTGGCTCTACGCCTGGTTCTGGATCATTGTGCTGGGCATCGAGGCCACCGCCGGTGCGGCGATCATGCACCGCTGGGTCCCGGGCGTCGACCAGTGGATCTGGGCCCTGGTACTGATGGTCCTGCTCACCCTCACGAACGTGTGGAGCGTGAAGTCCTACGGCGAGTTCGAGTTCTGGTTTGCCTCCATCAAGGTCACTGCCATTGTCCTCTTCCTCATTGCCGGGGTCATCGCGATCCTGGGCCTCATGCCGGGCGTCCCGGCCCCGGGCCTGACGAATCTCGTGGGCCACGGCGGATTCATGCCCAACGGCGCCAGCGCTGTCCTGGCCGGCATCCTCGTCGTTGTGTTCTCCTTCTTCGGTGCGGAGATCGCCACCATCGCCGCCGGCGAGTCCTCCGACCCTGTCACCGCCGTCCGCAAGGCCGTTAATTCCACGGTGTGGCGGATCCTGATCTTCTATATCGGCTCCATCGCGGTCGTAGTGACCCTGCTGCCGTGGGACGACGCGTCTGTGGCCAAGAGTCCCTACGTCGCGGTGATCGAGAGCTTCGGCATCCCCGCCGCCGGGACGATCATGGATGTCGTGGTGCTTACTTCGGTACTGTCCTGCCTGAACTCGGGCCTCTACACTGCGAGCCGCATGATCTTCTCCCTTTCGACCCGGGGCGACGCTCCGGGCTCCTGGAGCCATGTCTCAAGGCGCGGCGTGCCGGTCAGTGCAGTCCTCGCGTCGACGGTCGTGGGCTTTATTACAGTCGGGTTGAACTATCTCTGGCCGGACACCGTCTTCCTGTTCCTGGTGAACACTTCGGGTGCGATCGCCCTGTTCGTGTGGCTCGTCATCGCCTGCTCGCAGCTCATTCTGCGCCGCCACGCCGACGCCGCCGGCACCAAGCTCACGCTCCGGATGTGGCTGTTTCCGTATCTGACTTGGATCTCGATCATCGTCATCACGGCCATGATCGTGGGAATGCTCTTCCTCGACAGCACGCGCGAGTCGCTGCTCCTCTCCATCGGGCTCGCTGTCATGGTCGTGGCGATTGGCCTGATCCGCTACCGTCGCCAGCTCAGCCCGGTCGGTCCGCACGAGCATACCGAGGCCGAAGACCTTGCGGAGGCCCTGGAGGAAGAAGCCGAAGCCCATGGCCACGGTGCCTGA
- a CDS encoding polysaccharide deacetylase family protein: MRTRTTIRFILSILSAAALVLGLLVPAAPAAAAVAYNVYRGPNYSKRVILTYDDCPLTLGAFTSVVNYAKKKNIGLVIAPTGNCIRGYLDGAGINIAQYARDRGQYVINHSITHPDLRKLKCAAVAREISRAPGAGSNYGRPPYGAVNANVRCGYARAGMKIWLWGTDTMDWTGKTRAQVVAAASAAGAGDTVLMHMAWNGFIPTAIGQIKARLAGRGLLCRAYRGADNKGPIIPTTMQLPASLPC; this comes from the coding sequence ATGCGCACTCGCACCACGATCCGGTTTATCCTGTCCATTCTGTCCGCGGCCGCCCTGGTCCTGGGCCTGCTGGTCCCTGCCGCGCCGGCCGCGGCAGCCGTGGCCTACAACGTCTACCGTGGCCCGAACTACAGCAAACGCGTCATACTCACCTACGACGACTGCCCACTCACCCTGGGTGCCTTCACGAGCGTGGTCAACTACGCGAAAAAGAAGAACATCGGCCTGGTCATCGCCCCGACCGGCAACTGCATCCGCGGGTACCTGGACGGCGCCGGCATCAACATCGCCCAGTACGCCCGCGACCGCGGACAGTACGTGATCAACCACAGCATCACCCACCCGGACCTGCGCAAGCTCAAGTGCGCCGCCGTCGCCCGCGAAATCTCCCGGGCCCCGGGGGCGGGCAGCAACTACGGACGCCCGCCCTACGGTGCGGTGAACGCCAACGTCCGCTGCGGCTACGCCCGCGCGGGGATGAAGATCTGGCTCTGGGGCACGGACACCATGGACTGGACCGGCAAGACCCGAGCGCAGGTGGTAGCGGCGGCATCGGCCGCCGGGGCCGGAGACACCGTCCTCATGCACATGGCCTGGAACGGTTTCATCCCGACCGCGATCGGGCAGATCAAAGCCCGGCTCGCCGGCCGCGGCCTACTATGCCGGGCCTACCGGGGCGCCGACAACAAGGGCCCGATCATCCCCACCACCATGCAGCTGCCCGCGAGCCTGCCCTGCTGA
- a CDS encoding MBL fold metallo-hydrolase has product MATDFNDRARDNRFLIPAQVVEARDVELPAWATADPNNNPSPDMDPVDVYEDDRVKVTTTLVQHAPVFPALSYRFETDDGSIVFSGDTGPCENLVTLAQDTDVLVHEVISGEWVDEYYPHPRTPAQEALVQHLLKAHTEAGIVGSIAERAGAKTLVLNHFVPQTWPKAKWKKTARKGYSGQLIVGEDLMQIFIG; this is encoded by the coding sequence ATGGCGACTGACTTCAATGACCGTGCCCGCGATAACCGCTTCCTGATACCGGCACAGGTAGTGGAAGCCAGGGACGTCGAACTTCCAGCCTGGGCTACAGCTGACCCGAACAACAACCCGTCCCCGGACATGGACCCTGTAGATGTCTACGAAGATGACCGCGTGAAAGTGACCACAACCTTGGTCCAGCACGCCCCCGTATTCCCCGCCCTCTCCTACAGATTCGAAACGGACGACGGCTCCATCGTGTTCTCCGGAGACACAGGACCATGCGAAAATCTGGTGACGCTCGCCCAAGACACCGATGTCTTGGTACATGAGGTGATCTCTGGCGAATGGGTGGACGAATACTACCCCCATCCCCGCACCCCCGCCCAGGAAGCACTCGTCCAACACCTGCTAAAAGCCCACACAGAAGCCGGGATCGTCGGATCGATAGCCGAACGAGCAGGCGCCAAAACACTCGTACTCAACCATTTCGTGCCGCAAACCTGGCCCAAAGCGAAATGGAAAAAAACGGCCCGGAAAGGATACTCCGGTCAACTGATCGTCGGCGAGGACCTCATGCAAATCTTCATCGGCTAA
- a CDS encoding MBL fold metallo-hydrolase, with the protein MNLNPTSNGLTRRSIIGGGLATAGLLASTRPAAASDRKPVQHGNTTSRTRVVLLGTAGGPTYMPGAKSEGISSAVVVGDRYYIIDAGDGVLRQARNARLGTWQHPLNGPLDQLRAVFLTHLHSDHITDLSALLNAGLFNGLQKADLPVKLIGPGNRGVLPPLFGEGAAPPVVAPPKIPHPARGRCGTSSFRPWRLTSMTVPAITAS; encoded by the coding sequence ATGAACTTGAACCCCACGAGCAATGGCCTCACCCGACGAAGCATCATCGGCGGCGGCCTGGCAACAGCAGGCCTGTTGGCATCTACGCGACCGGCGGCGGCCTCCGATCGGAAACCGGTTCAACACGGAAATACGACCAGCCGTACCCGCGTCGTGTTGCTGGGAACGGCTGGTGGCCCCACCTACATGCCAGGCGCCAAGAGCGAAGGAATATCTTCGGCCGTTGTAGTCGGGGACCGCTACTACATAATCGACGCAGGGGACGGAGTCCTTCGACAGGCTCGGAATGCACGTCTGGGAACATGGCAACACCCCTTGAACGGGCCCTTGGACCAGCTGAGAGCAGTCTTCCTGACCCACCTGCATTCCGATCACATCACCGACCTGTCTGCCTTGCTTAACGCAGGCCTCTTCAACGGACTACAAAAAGCCGACCTACCGGTCAAACTCATCGGACCCGGTAACCGCGGCGTACTCCCGCCACTCTTCGGCGAAGGTGCTGCGCCTCCCGTTGTCGCCCCCCCCAAAATCCCACACCCGGCACGCGGGAGATGTGGAACCTCCTCGTTCAGGCCATGGCGACTGACTTCAATGACCGTGCCCGCGATAACCGCTTCCTGA
- a CDS encoding nuclear transport factor 2 family protein, with the protein MKVVSDSNVELINSLYQSYNAKDLDGWLSHFAEDAYWYNVPTGETHKGLPGQRANYEAWSIPFPQGVCQELSIRGGNDVMVAEFNGVGVHEGPLITPEGKIAPTFRSTSLAFCDIHTIRSNRITETHRYWDLAGAAAQLGL; encoded by the coding sequence ATGAAGGTCGTCAGTGATTCTAACGTCGAACTTATCAACAGCCTCTACCAGTCCTACAACGCAAAGGATCTCGACGGATGGCTCTCACACTTCGCCGAGGACGCATATTGGTACAACGTCCCCACCGGCGAAACACATAAAGGACTTCCAGGTCAACGCGCCAACTACGAGGCTTGGAGCATCCCCTTCCCTCAGGGTGTCTGCCAGGAACTGAGCATCCGTGGCGGAAACGACGTCATGGTCGCGGAGTTCAACGGCGTCGGAGTCCACGAGGGGCCTCTGATCACGCCCGAGGGGAAGATTGCGCCGACCTTTCGGTCCACGTCTCTGGCCTTCTGCGACATCCATACAATCCGGAGCAACAGGATCACGGAAACGCACCGCTACTGGGACCTGGCCGGCGCAGCCGCTCAACTCGGCCTCTGA